Proteins from a single region of Synechococcus sp. WH 8109:
- a CDS encoding DUF3155 domain-containing protein gives MSKKRKRISRRRLAGQRVLAHVPTHRLETGEYKPVTAARRYIAEGGLVPPALLNVRRNEHTTDRFFWGEKGLFSAQYAEENHFLFPSLRTIVDSIGEDKLFEGLELGADDWEEMEEYEYAFV, from the coding sequence ATGTCCAAGAAGCGCAAGCGCATTAGCCGTCGTCGCCTGGCAGGTCAGCGGGTCCTGGCCCATGTGCCAACCCATCGCCTCGAAACCGGTGAGTACAAGCCGGTAACGGCCGCTCGTCGTTACATCGCTGAGGGCGGACTGGTGCCTCCGGCGTTGCTGAATGTGCGCCGCAATGAGCACACCACCGACCGCTTCTTCTGGGGTGAGAAAGGACTGTTCAGCGCTCAATACGCCGAAGAGAACCATTTCCTCTTCCCCTCATTGCGCACGATTGTTGATTCGATCGGTGAAGACAAGCTGTTCGAGGGGCTCGAGCTTGGCGCTGATGATTGGGAGGAAATGGAGGAGTACGAATACGCCTTCGTTTGA
- a CDS encoding alpha/beta hydrolase: protein MDGRLVLLHGWGANGEDLKPLGDRLAREFSKTLDVVCLEAPELHPDQPGGRQWYGLFPAQWDAVPAAVESLKAQLQSLHSSGLGLERTVVFGFSQGGAMALEGGCALPIAGLISCSGYPHPNWAPPQQHPPVLLMHGSDDPVVPFQAMQSIAAQLQPDRCQTLLFKNGHTIPDETVQPILTFIESVLENA from the coding sequence ATGGATGGCCGGCTGGTGCTGCTCCACGGCTGGGGAGCCAACGGAGAGGATCTCAAGCCCCTGGGCGATCGCCTAGCGCGAGAGTTCTCCAAGACCCTTGATGTGGTTTGCCTGGAGGCTCCTGAGCTTCATCCCGACCAACCGGGAGGGCGTCAGTGGTATGGCCTGTTCCCAGCCCAGTGGGATGCCGTGCCCGCGGCCGTTGAGAGCCTCAAGGCTCAACTTCAGAGCCTGCACAGCTCAGGCCTCGGACTCGAACGAACGGTGGTGTTCGGCTTTTCCCAGGGGGGAGCCATGGCTCTGGAGGGCGGCTGCGCCCTGCCCATCGCAGGGCTGATCAGCTGCAGCGGCTATCCACACCCCAACTGGGCTCCGCCCCAGCAACACCCCCCTGTGTTGCTGATGCATGGTTCAGACGATCCCGTGGTGCCGTTCCAGGCCATGCAATCGATCGCTGCACAGTTGCAGCCCGATCGATGTCAGACACTTCTGTTCAAAAACGGCCACACCATCCCTGATGAGACGGTGCAGCCGATCCTGACGTTTATCGAGAGTGTTCTGGAGAACGCCTAA
- a CDS encoding sensor histidine kinase KdpD: protein MQLTDRFFDFTDQQLADLTAKEGIQHLGLYVSAPPNQQGPPLLLIRQWSANERSLPPAEADPNLRLPHESRRWYPLQDAGLILGALRVDLDPQRSWTQTLDQRMRRSAAAISHALGRDMECLQLRQELSQQNDQLRTLVHQLRNPLAALRTYAQLLLRRLEADSSHRPLVEGMLSEQRQLGQYIDVLDGLGQQRLPQQEPVGPTLLPPGPAEGEATMQTLLMPLLERAEATASLQGRPWRGPHVWPQWIDQPSQDGTIAEIVANLLENAFRYSPAGCSVGLCLLPDGLCVWDNGPPIPMGERDLIFERGARGSTGQDRAGTGLGLALARSLAEQQGRKLMLCVEPSTIAPDLPAQGNAFVLSWPAGAWPDPTT from the coding sequence ATGCAGCTCACCGATCGATTCTTCGATTTCACCGATCAACAGCTGGCTGATCTAACCGCCAAAGAAGGCATCCAGCATCTGGGGCTGTACGTCAGTGCGCCACCAAATCAGCAAGGCCCGCCCTTGCTGCTGATCCGGCAATGGTCGGCCAATGAACGGTCGCTCCCCCCTGCCGAAGCAGACCCGAACCTGCGCCTGCCGCACGAGAGTCGGCGCTGGTACCCACTCCAGGATGCCGGTCTGATCCTGGGAGCCCTGCGCGTGGACTTGGATCCGCAGCGGAGCTGGACGCAGACCCTGGACCAACGGATGCGGCGCAGTGCCGCCGCCATCAGCCACGCCCTGGGGCGTGACATGGAATGCCTGCAACTTCGCCAGGAACTCAGCCAACAAAACGACCAGCTGCGCACGCTCGTGCATCAGCTGCGCAATCCACTGGCTGCCCTGCGCACCTACGCCCAGCTGCTGCTGCGGCGGCTCGAAGCCGACAGCTCCCACCGTCCACTCGTGGAGGGAATGCTCTCGGAACAACGCCAACTCGGCCAGTACATCGATGTGCTCGATGGCCTCGGGCAACAACGTCTCCCCCAACAGGAACCCGTTGGCCCCACCCTGTTGCCCCCCGGGCCTGCCGAAGGTGAGGCCACCATGCAAACCCTGCTGATGCCTCTGCTGGAGCGGGCGGAAGCGACGGCAAGCCTGCAGGGCCGCCCCTGGCGGGGTCCGCACGTGTGGCCCCAGTGGATTGATCAACCGTCCCAAGACGGAACGATCGCGGAGATCGTCGCCAACCTCCTTGAGAATGCCTTCCGCTACAGCCCAGCGGGCTGCAGCGTGGGGCTGTGCCTGTTACCCGATGGGCTCTGCGTCTGGGACAACGGGCCACCGATTCCCATGGGGGAGCGCGACCTGATTTTCGAGCGGGGAGCACGGGGGTCCACCGGACAGGACCGGGCGGGAACCGGCCTTGGGCTCGCCCTTGCACGCTCCCTGGCGGAGCAGCAGGGCCGCAAGCTCATGCTCTGCGTGGAGCCTTCCACGATCGCCCCGGATCTGCCCGCTCAGGGCAATGCATTCGTCCTCAGCTGGCCGGCAGGAGCATGGCCTGACCCAACAACGTGA
- the cobS gene encoding adenosylcobinamide-GDP ribazoletransferase yields the protein MRADCIRRVIPRIVPPWLSDLAGAWIFYTVLPAWPWPQPSFHRIARFAPWMGLLIGALQALLWIVLSRLSWPPAACALCVVALGIQLSGGLHHDGLIDTADGLGAPAERRLEAMEDSRVGASGVLALVMVLLLQVAALIHLGGQAPLGLCLAAFWARVAPLWAMARFDYLRADGTAAFHREHGRPLRDAVPALLVVVLLAGWVGAMPLLLGGVVALVVAQSLGRRLGGHTGDSYGAVLVLTEMITLLGQAMLLPAS from the coding sequence GTGAGAGCCGATTGCATCCGTCGCGTTATTCCCAGGATTGTTCCGCCCTGGCTTTCCGATCTGGCGGGAGCCTGGATCTTCTACACGGTGCTGCCCGCATGGCCCTGGCCGCAGCCCTCGTTTCATCGCATTGCCCGCTTCGCCCCCTGGATGGGGCTGCTGATCGGTGCGCTGCAAGCCCTGCTCTGGATCGTTCTGTCCAGGCTCTCCTGGCCTCCGGCGGCCTGTGCCCTTTGCGTGGTGGCTCTCGGCATACAGCTCAGTGGTGGGTTGCACCACGACGGCCTGATCGATACGGCGGATGGCCTTGGGGCGCCAGCGGAGCGGCGGCTCGAGGCGATGGAGGACAGCCGGGTGGGCGCCAGTGGCGTACTGGCTCTCGTGATGGTGCTGCTGCTGCAGGTTGCTGCATTGATCCACCTGGGGGGGCAGGCCCCGCTCGGGCTTTGCCTGGCTGCGTTCTGGGCCCGGGTGGCACCGCTCTGGGCCATGGCACGTTTCGACTATCTCCGAGCTGATGGAACCGCAGCGTTTCATCGCGAGCACGGCAGGCCGCTCAGGGATGCAGTGCCCGCACTTCTGGTGGTGGTTCTCTTGGCCGGTTGGGTGGGGGCCATGCCCCTTCTCCTGGGGGGCGTGGTGGCTCTGGTTGTAGCCCAGAGCCTCGGGCGACGCCTGGGGGGGCACACCGGTGACAGCTATGGAGCAGTTCTTGTGCTCACCGAGATGATCACGTTGTTGGGTCAGGCCATGCTCCTGCCGGCCAGCTGA